gttttattttggtcaCTAAAAGTGGcccacatttttgtgtgtgtattaaaACCACGCCCGTCTGATTGCTCCACACTTCCTGCAATCCGCCTCCTTATCCCAAATCACAACAGGAAATGACCAACAAAAGCAAACGTCAACATGGCAATTAGTGAGGTCACATGTTgcataaataaacacatatGACCTTTCCCCTTCGTCCTCTCGCCCAGGTGATAGCCAAGCGCGGCGGCGACTACATCCTGAGACATATCCCCAACATGCACAAGGACCAGTTTGCCCTCACGGCCTCCGAGGCGCATCTCAAGTACATCAAGGAGTGCGCGCAGCTCGACGACGTCACCGTCCATTACTACAGACTCTACAAGGTGAGCCAATGttgagacacaaaaaaaagtcatgaatGAATCCTTTGGTTTTGTAATAACATCAAATTGGATTTAGGACAAGAAGGAAGTGGAGGCATCGCTCACTTTGGGACTGACTTTACGTGGAATCCAGATCTTCCAGGTACAATCTGGGATGGATTCATTGCGTGTCCTAATCCCAAAGCAAAGTAGTCCGCGCCTCCCGTGAATTTTTCCCCTCCTTTCTCGCAGAACATCGGCTCGGTGAGGCAGCTTTTGTACGACTTCCCGTGGACCAACGTGGGGAAGCTCGTCTTCGTGGTGAGTCATCACATCATCCTAAACCTCGGCGCCAAGGCTTGATTTCTCTTTCGTCATTGTCGCTGGAACGAATTGAGGATTTAAGAAGGCTTTTCCTGCCCACACACAAACTAAACCTACTTTGGAAATATGTTGGAGGGGATCAGCCATTTTGTCATAAAAGCGGAATTTTATATCCGTGACCCAAACGGCATCATCGTCGGCCAAAATAAACGTCcgctcttttgttttgcaattttgCATTCAACTTAGTTGCATGGCGCCGACGCCACGCTTGGCTTTTGcatttcctcctccttttctttgCAATTAGAGCGGGCGCACCCTTCGCTTTTGGCTCGTCGTGGCAGCGCACCGCGGCCACCGCCGGGTGGCGAGACACGCGGGTCAATAAACACCAGATGTTGAGTAGGCTGacaaagaagacaaaacaCAAGTCCTGTTTGTACTTCCTCGTCATTATCATCCTTGTGGATGTGGAACGAGGTCATCGTCCTGACCTTCTGATTGTGCTTCGCATATAGTTTGAAATTCAATCTGAAGAGAAGAATATTTGGACAGCTATTTGTTAGCTGAGCTTTAGCCATAAGACaccatttcacattttgtttattttccttaGGGAAAAAAGTTTGAGATCCTCCCCGACGGGCTTCCTTCAGCCCGGAAGCTCATCTACTACACCGGGTGCCCCGTGCGTTCCCGCCACCTGCTGCAGCTGCTCAGCAACAGCCACCGACTCTACATGAACCTGCAGCCGGTCCTCAAGCAGGTCCGTCGGCTGGAGGAACACGAAGGTCGGtcacagaaaaaacatttcgACACGATAATGAATGTTAGCGAAGACGACGGGTCATCTCAAACGTCTAAATGCGTGCTTCCAGAGAAGAAACAGTACCGTGAGTCGTACATAAGCGACGCGCTGGAGCTAGACATGGACAACCTGGACAAGCGCTCGCGGGCCAGCGgtagcagcagcggcagcgtCTCCCGCCACAAACGTCTGTCCCGCCACTCCACCGCCAGCCACGGCAGCTCGCACACGTCGGGCATCGAGACGGACAGCTTCCGCGCCCCTCACCCGGCCCCCCACGGGCCCCTGAGGACATGCGGCGGCTCGTCCACCACCAGCCACGGCAGCTCGCACACGTCGGGCGTGGAGAGCGGCGGCAAAGAGCGCATCATGGATGACGACGGTACGCTCGTTGTACCCACTACGCCAAAAATTGTACACTCGGAAATAAATCTCCCTGCAAACCCAGCAGAGATTGAGATGCTGGTGGACGACCCCAAAGACTACGAGGAGCTGAGCGAGATGTCCCTGGACCAGGAGCTGTGCATCCACATCACCGAGGACATGTTGGCCATGTCCCCCGAACACAACAACGGATTCTCCGGTAAAGACTTGTGTTCTTCGTTTTGTTACAATCTTATTGAGGAGAGCTAAAGGTCTCAAATGTGGTCCTGGCAGGTCTCATCGTCAAAGATGTCAGCTCGTCCACGTCGAGCTCC
Above is a genomic segment from Syngnathus acus chromosome 22, fSynAcu1.2, whole genome shotgun sequence containing:
- the frmd6 gene encoding FERM domain-containing protein 6 isoform X1, coding for MNKVNFHNNKAMQDRRCVCVFLPNDDTLNVIVNVKTLCQELLVQVCDLLRLKDCHLFGLSVIQNNEHIYMELDQKLSKYCPKEWKREASKGIDQFGPPMIIHFRAQYYVENGRLISDRAARYYYYWHLRKQVLLSQCIQREEAYFLLAAFALQADLGNFKRNKHFGKYFEPEAYFPPWVIAKRGGDYILRHIPNMHKDQFALTASEAHLKYIKECAQLDDVTVHYYRLYKDKKEVEASLTLGLTLRGIQIFQNIGSVRQLLYDFPWTNVGKLVFVGKKFEILPDGLPSARKLIYYTGCPVRSRHLLQLLSNSHRLYMNLQPVLKQVRRLEEHEEKKQYRESYISDALELDMDNLDKRSRASGSSSGSVSRHKRLSRHSTASHGSSHTSGIETDSFRAPHPAPHGPLRTCGGSSTTSHGSSHTSGVESGGKERIMDDDAEIEMLVDDPKDYEELSEMSLDQELCIHITEDMLAMSPEHNNGFSGLIVKDVSSSTSSSSETVVKMRGQSIESLPQTFTCRKPPSSSDRHSQSLDDVRLYQKDCLQWAELCQDTAHSYTFGCAQELSDGGGGGTYQGLADQCTGIKRTSKYFSLDLTSDDVPEFVV
- the frmd6 gene encoding FERM domain-containing protein 6 isoform X2 — protein: MNKVNFHNNKAMQDRRCVCVFLPNDDTLNVIVNVKTLCQELLVQVCDLLRLKDCHLFGLSVIQNNEHIYMELDQKLSKYCPKEWKREASKGIDQFGPPMIIHFRAQYYVENGRLISDRAARYYYYWHLRKQVLLSQCIQREEAYFLLAAFALQADLGNFKRNKHFGKYFEPEAYFPPWVIAKRGGDYILRHIPNMHKDQFALTASEAHLKYIKECAQLDDVTVHYYRLYKDKKEVEASLTLGLTLRGIQIFQNIGSVRQLLYDFPWTNVGKLVFVGKKFEILPDGLPSARKLIYYTGCPVRSRHLLQLLSNSHRLYMNLQPVLKQVRRLEEHEEKKQYRESYISDALELDMDNLDKRSRASGSSSGSVSRHKRLSRHSTASHGSSHTSGIETDSFRAPHPAPHGPLRTCGGSSTTSHGSSHTSGVESGGKERIMDDDEIEMLVDDPKDYEELSEMSLDQELCIHITEDMLAMSPEHNNGFSGLIVKDVSSSTSSSSETVVKMRGQSIESLPQTFTCRKPPSSSDRHSQSLDDVRLYQKDCLQWAELCQDTAHSYTFGCAQELSDGGGGGTYQGLADQCTGIKRTSKYFSLDLTSDDVPEFVV